A stretch of Pseudolysobacter antarcticus DNA encodes these proteins:
- a CDS encoding inositol monophosphatase family protein: protein MDNEFLSRALSVAHAAADAADVIIRTRFRAQDFAVVQKADQTPVTEADREAEAAIKNVLRASFPEHAFYGEEEGREGDGDYLWLIDPIDGTKAFVRGYPMFSTQIALMWRGELVLGVSAAGEYGERAWAVKGGGAFLDGRRISIADTQQLGPLAAISIGNVKTLSRGPGWNVLASLIQRSGRIRGYGDFLHYHLLAQGSIDLVIESDLNILDVAALAVIVREAGGVFSDLAGHELTLETGSVLAGTPALHALALREFTDALGPV from the coding sequence ATCGATAACGAATTTCTCTCGCGCGCGTTAAGCGTTGCACACGCCGCCGCCGATGCCGCCGATGTAATCATCCGTACGCGTTTTCGCGCGCAGGATTTTGCGGTGGTGCAGAAAGCCGACCAGACGCCCGTTACCGAGGCGGATCGCGAAGCCGAAGCCGCGATCAAGAATGTGCTGCGCGCGAGTTTCCCCGAACACGCATTTTATGGCGAAGAAGAAGGCCGCGAAGGCGACGGCGATTACCTCTGGCTGATCGATCCGATCGATGGCACCAAGGCGTTTGTGCGCGGTTATCCGATGTTCTCGACGCAGATCGCGCTGATGTGGCGCGGCGAATTGGTGCTCGGCGTTTCCGCAGCTGGCGAATACGGCGAGCGCGCGTGGGCGGTGAAAGGTGGCGGTGCGTTTCTCGACGGTCGCCGGATTTCGATTGCTGATACGCAGCAGCTCGGGCCGCTCGCAGCGATCTCGATCGGCAATGTCAAAACGCTGTCGCGCGGTCCCGGCTGGAATGTGCTCGCGAGCCTGATCCAGCGCAGCGGACGCATTCGCGGTTACGGCGATTTTCTGCATTATCACTTGCTCGCGCAGGGTTCGATCGACTTGGTGATCGAATCGGATCTGAACATTCTCGATGTCGCCGCGCTCGCAGTCATCGTGCGCGAGGCCGGCGGCGTGTTCAGCGATCTGGCCGGGCATGAACTCACGCTCGAAACCGGCAGTGTGCTCGCCGGCACGCCGGCGCTGCATGCGTTGGCTCTGCGCGAGTTTACGGACGCGCTCGGTCCGGTCTGA